A region of the Mercenaria mercenaria strain notata unplaced genomic scaffold, MADL_Memer_1 contig_4737, whole genome shotgun sequence genome:
ACTCTGGGTATTGTAAATTTCATTCACGCAGCAAAGCATCAAACCACTTTTTATATAGGGCTAACACATATTGAACATTCTTATTACATCTGATTCGTTATAAAAGAAAACAGTAGTTTGAACAATACTTTAAATACCAAATCtaataaagtaaacaaaaactGACCATGCAACATGACATTTGATTTTTGGTTTATACTTAAGATTGTGTCAGAaataaacttaataaaatatatgagccgcaccatgagaaaaccaacattgtgcatttgcgaccagcatccactggtctggatctatgctggtcacaaatgcactaagttggttttctcatggtgcagctcatacaaatatttgataaatgggTTTATATAATGCCTTTGGACAAATATGAATGAGGAACAAAAGCCCTTATATAATAAGTATTGTTTGCACTTCTAAACCAGTTAGATCCTAATACATTGTCAGATACATACAACTATTTTGAATTTCAAGGAAATGacttttataattttaatgtGAATAAAGAATGTCAAGAGGATCATTACACATCTGCAAATATTTGACAAGTCAAAATAACAAACTCTACTCTTAGATTAAGTATGCGGACTTAACGTACGAACCATTTAGATATATCGGATCATTAGTCCCACATTTCCTGTGATCGACGCAGTAGTTCGTCATGTTATAACTACTACGGTACCATACACCGTGACTAAGTGCAAATAGGTCACAATATTTGGTATCATCCGTTGCGGAGGAGTAGTCAATTGAAGGATGCCTTGTGTAGATTGAATACGGTAATTCTCTGTTGTTCTTGAAGAGACATGGTtcttaaaaaattaataatatatttagtaaataaaatacaaaaacatatacATTAAATTGTATCCTTATTATCATTCTAataagtaaaaatacaaaaaaagagaaGTCTGTTTAAGTACTATACATGATGAAACTTATGACAGATTACATGCAAATAATTcctcatatgagccgtgccatgagaaaaccaacatagtagatttgcgaccagcacggatgcgcaggctggtcaggatccatgttgttcgcttttaaagcctactgcaattagagaaacctttagcgaacagcatggatcctgaccaggctgcgcgaatgcgcaggctggtctggatccatgctggtcgcaaatccactatgttggtgaAAGACAATGGCATCCATAATCTATAGATTGAAAAGTATGTTAAGAACATGGGCATGGTAAAATGCAGCAATTCATAACAATATACAATCTTAAAATACTACagaataaaatacttgaaagtcTGAAACTTGACTGGCGTTTAACTTAGTTCGTCTATTCGAACAATGGCTATTGAATTTTACCATTGCATTACCAATGCATTCAGGTTAATCTTCTTTATATCTGTAACGTATTGTTGCTTTAAACCTTCTATTTTCTCTGTAAGTGTTACGATTTGTGTTTAGCCTTTATGTGAGGTGAGAACTTTATCCAACGTTTATGGTATTGATGAATATTTCTCATCtgatcattttacaaattttaaatgaaatacatacCCAAAGCGGTAGTTTCACATAGGCCATCAACTGAAGAAGTAAACAAACCAGGTTTCAatcttgatgaaagaaaaaattGGGAATTTTCTTAACATTATATGGATTTTCTTAACAATGTTCAAATAATGATACATGTGCATGTATGTACGAAGCGTAGACATATTTTGAAAGGGTAGCAAGTAATGTTGCATAAAACATTAATTAATAAACAACACATATCATATATAGGAAAATATGTGCTTCAAGGAAAacgaggggcctccgtggccgagtggttaaggccgctgacttcaaatcactttcccctcaccgatatgggttcgagtctcattcgaggcgttgaattcttcgtgtaaGTAAGATAttcatctggcttacggaaggtcggtggtttcccaggtacccgctcgtgatgtaataatgtaaggaggggcacctggggtcttcctccaccatcaacgctggaaggtcgccatatgacctataactgtgtcggtgcgacgttaaacccaacaaaaacaaaaacaaaacaaaaacaagatcaagaaaaacaaaat
Encoded here:
- the LOC128554123 gene encoding uncharacterized protein LOC128554123, coding for MKYFITVLLLPVLCKGVDGLCETTALEPCLFKNNRELPYSIYTRHPSIDYSSATDDTKYCDLFALSHGVWYRSSYNMTNYCVDHRKCGTNDPIYLNGSYVKSAYLI